Part of the Sulfitobacter donghicola DSW-25 = KCTC 12864 = JCM 14565 genome, TTGGAAAACTCGGCGTAATCATCCGTTTGGGCGTAGAAATAGATCGTTTCAATTTCAGTCATTCTTGGCATGTTCACTTTTCTATCTGATAGAGGCGCCGCCAAACCAAGCCCCTCAACAGGGATAGGTAGGCATAGCCTATCTATACGCGAAACCATGCCCACGCCAAGCCGGCGCCTTGTTTCGCGGCTCTCTGCTCCCTTAATGTCCACGCAAACCCACTCCTTTGGACATCGTCATGCACCACCTCCCCCGTCGTTCGTTTTTAACCCTGTGTTTCGCCAGCCTAGCAGCTTGCAGCACAAAGACGCCAAACACCCCTCCAGAGCCAGCCGATTTGCCCCTCTTCCCCAACGAGACGCCCCAGCTGCGCGCCTCGATCAACCGCTGGGCAGACCACTACGGCCTCCCCCGCAGTCTCGTGCACCGCCTTGCGATCCGTGAGAGCACCCACAACCCAGCGGCCCGCAATGGCCCCTATTATGGCTTGCTTCAGATCCTGCCACAGACGGCGCGGACAATGGGGTTTCGCGGCCAGCCGAATGACCTGCTGAACGCCGATACCAATCTGGAATTTGCGGGGAAATACCTGCGCGGTGCGTGGCTGCTATCAGACGGGGATGAGGCCACCGCGATCCAATGGTACGCGCGCGGCTATTATTACGAGGCCAAGAGGCGCGGCATGTTGGTGGAAACGGGCCTCAAGGCAGGCTGACCCCAAACGAAAAAGGGCCACCCAACAGGGCGGCCCTTTCTATCTCTGGTGCAAGGACGAGGCTTACTCGTCTTCAAGCGCCTCAACAGCTTTTTGCAGATCGTCCTTGGAAACTTCTTTCTCAGTGACTTTTGCCTGCTCAACCACGTGATCAACAACCTTGTCTTCAAAGATTGGTGCGCGCATCTGCTGCTGCATCTGCTGGTTTTGCTGAACGAATTCAAAGAACTGACGTTCCTGACCTGGGTACTGACGCGCCTGATTCATGATCGCTTGTGTCATCTCTGCGTCTGTAACTTCCAGCTCGGCTTTCTGACCCAACTCAGCCAACAACAGGCCCAAACGCACGCGGCGTGTTGCCAGTGTTTTGTGCTCGTCTGTGGCTTCGATCTCTGGGTGATCGTGGCCTTCAACTTCTGGGTTATCTTCATGCCACAGCTGGTGGGCAATCTGACCTGCTTCTGCTTCCAGCAAGGACGGTGGCAGATCGAAATCAACCATTTTGTCCAGCGCGTCCAGCAGACCACGCTTCATCACAGCGCGGGAGGCGCCCAGATATTCGGCTTCCAAACGCTCACCGATCTGAACCTTCAACGCGGCAAGGTCTTCGGCACCGAATTTGGTCGCCATCTCGTCGTTGATTTCAGCGGCAACAGGCTCTTTAACTTCCTTGATGGTGCAAGCGAATACCGCTTCTTTGCCCTTCAAGTGCTCTGCCTGATAATCATCAGGGAAGCTTACTGTTACGTCTTTTTCTTCTTCGGCTTTCACGCCAACCAGCTGCTCTTCGAAACCTGGGATAAAGGAGTTGGAGCCCAGAACCAGCGGGTAATCTTCGGCGGAACCGCCTTCAAACGCTTCGCCGTCAACCTTGCCAACAAAGTCCATGACCACTTGGTCGCCGTCTTTGGCTTTGGAGCCTTTCTTGCGCGCTTTGAAGTCCTGAGCTGTTTCCGCCAAGGAAGCCAGTGCTTCTTCGATGGAGGCATCGTCTGCTTTTACAACCAGTTTCTCCAACTCGATGCCGCTTAGGTCCAGCTCGGGAATCGCTGGCAGCGCTTCATAGGACATTTCGACTTCGACGTCGTCGCCCTCTTTCCAGTCTTCGTTGGTCATTTTCACGTCAGGCTGCATCGCTGGGCGATCGCCGGAAGATTCGAAGTGGTCGTTCATCGCGCCGTCGATGGCTTCTTGCATCGCTTCGCCCATAACACGCTGGCCGAATTGCTTTTTCAGCAATGCCATAGGGACTTTACCCTTGCGGAAACCCTTCATTTCCACGTCAGGCTGCGCTTCTTTCAGCTTTTCTGTCACCTTCGCTTCCAGCTCGGCGGCTGTAAGGGTGATGTTATAGCCGCGTTTCAGACCTTCGTTCAGCGTCTCTTTGACCTGCATGTTTGCTCCATAGCGTTTGGCCGCGCCACTCCGCGCGGGCAGAAAAATTTGTGTTCTTCTATTTGGGGGGCGCGCTGCGTGCAAGCACCGTTTCACCCTATCCAAACAGCAAAACGCATTGGCTACATGCCAAGCGCTTCTTTATACATGTCCAATACCGCCTCTTCTTCGGCGATATCATCCGGTTCACGTTTGCGAAGTGCGATCACTTTGCGCAGAACCTTTACGTCATAGCCGCGCGATTTTGCCTCGGCCATCACTTCTTTTTGTTGCTCGGCGAGGTCTTTCTTTTCGGCATCCAGACGCTCGATCCGCTCCACGAACTGACGAAGCTCGTTTGCGGTGACGCGGTAAGATGCATCGCCTGCATCCTCGGCGGGCGCTGGGTTTGTGCTGAAATCGCTCATGTTGGCTCCTTTTACTGCTCGGGAACGGTTGTTTGAAAGGTCTAGCTACCCTGCCCCCAACGCCCCTGCAAGGTACACTTGCTGAACGGCGCGGTTTATCCTATTTGCGGGGGTATGGAACAAACATCTTCTTCAGTCTTTGACATTATCGTATGGGTGGGCACCGCGCTTTCCCTTCTGGGCCTTTTGGGGCTGGTCTATTGCATCATCCGCGTCAGCCGCGCAAAGCGCTCTGGAATGGACGATAGCGAAATGCGCGAAGAGCTGAAAAAAGTTGTGCCGCTGAACCTTGGTGCGCTCTTTTTGTCTGTCATTGGATTGATGATGGTTATTATGGGTATTTTCCTCGCCTGAAACAGGCGTTTTTGCGCCACTTGCCAATGTAAAACCAGAACACTACGTTACACATATCGAAATAGGAATGTGTAATGTCTCGATCTGGGCGCTTGGCCCCTTTAACAAAAATGCCGCTCGGCTTTGAGCAGTTGTGGGGCCTCCCTAGGGCTATCGAACCCACGCGCGCCGATACGACCGATCGATCAGCCCCCCTTCCTACTTCCACTCACTCAGTGACCGCTTGAAAATGGCTATCGCGGTGCTCACTTTTTCAAAACCTACGAAACAGGAATGACAAAATGCCAATAGATTGGATTTGGGGCTTGATCGGCGGCGCGCTGATTGGCTCGGCCGGTGCAGTATATCTGCTTGGGAATGGACGTATCATGGGTGCCAGCGGCATCTTGGGCGGGCTTGTGGATGGCACGGCACGTAATGCCGCGGCCGAGCGGCTGGCCTTTTTGGCGGGGCTGATCATCGTGCCTGCCCTGCTGTTCATGGCAGGTAGTCAGGTAGAAACCCACGCGACAGATAACGGGTTCTTGTTGGTTATCGCTGGCCTTTTGGTTGGCCTTGGAACCCGCGTCGGAAACGGCTGTACATCGGGTCACGGGGTTTGCGGGATATCTCGCCTGAGCCTGCGCGGCATGGTCGCAACATGTATCTACATTGCCGCTGGTGTGATCAGCGTTACAGTTCTTCGGGGGATGTTCTAATGCGTTTGATCCTTGCAATGATATCAGGCGGCCTGTTTGGCCTTGGCCTGCACCTGTCAGGGATGACAGACACGCAGAAAGTTATGGGTTTCCTAGACCTGTTTGGTGCATGGGATCCCACGCTCATGTTTGTCATGGGCGGCGCGATCCTCCCGATGGCCATCGCATGGGCCGCTACACGGGGCCGCACCCCGTTGGTGGGGGGAACCTTCCCATCCCAGCCGGAACAAAAGCTTGATCCCCGTCTGGTTAGCGGCGCGGTTATGTTTGGCATTGGTTGGGGGCTGGTTGGTCTCTGCCCTGGGCCTGCTCTCGCCTCGCTTAGCTATGGTGGCGCATCGGGCATTATCTTCTTTGCTGCAATGGTTGCCGGCATGTGGTTTGCCCCCCGCGTCATCGCCTTGGTGGACAGATCCGTTCCAGCAGAGTAATTAGCTTGGATGGATATCAGACAGATCACCCCCCGCTATTTCGTCGCACCGCAAATTTCGCCAGATCAGATGGCTGCCCTAAAGGAAGCGGGTATCACCCGCATCCTGTGCAACCGTCCGGACGAAGAAGTACCACCAACCCTCTCTGCTGCGGCCATGCAAGCTGCAGCACTAGAGGCAGGGTTGGAATTTGCAGTTCAGCCCCTGACCCATGCAACCATGAACGAAGAGGTTGTCGCGCATAACCGCTCCATTGGGGCTGAACAGGATGGCGTTACCCTTGCCTATTGCGCATCCGGAACCCGTTCTTCCATTGCTTGGGCGCTTGGGCAAGCTGGAAAGCAATCTGCTGATGATATCCTCGCTGCAACTCATGCGGCGGGTTATGATCTCGAAAACATCCGCCCTTATCTGGAACAGCAATCTTCCTGATCCTGCGGACAAAAACTTGATCAAGCGGTGCCCAAAGCGCCGCTTGTTTACCTTATGAGACCTCGTTTTCGGCCCCCTCTGCCCCCCAGTCACGAACCAGATCATCGGCGGCCTGAGCGGCCTCCTCCATATCGGGCATCTCTGGGAGGTCCTTGATATCTCCAAAAATATCGATGTCTGAGGCCGCAGGCAGGCTTTCCACCTCCGGCGGTGCCCTTCGATCCTCTTGGACCGGTGGCGGCTGTTGGCTGGGTTGGGGCGCTGTAACATCAGGAAGGTCCAAATCTTCCCGATCAGATGCGCGCCTGCGCGGCTCGGCATCTCGCATTCCTTTTTGATGCTGAACCTGAACAGCCCTCACCCCATCAACCTGCCCCAACGTGCCGCGACAAATGGCCCTGCCATTTGCATCAATCACAAGGGCCTGCGTCATGGTTGATATATTGAGGTCTAAAACATCGCCCACCTTAAACCCGCTCACTTGCTGAATAGAGTAGCTTAACCGCGCCAGGGCGACCGTTAAATCCGCGTGGAGGGCCATGGTATTGTCCACAAGCGTCTGGCCAACCTCAGGAATTTCGTCGTCAACGGCTTCGACTTCATCTATTTGCGGGATCGGCGCGCGCAATGGCTCGGGCAGAATCAACGTTACCTTGCCGGTTCGCGCCCCCGCAGCAAGATCAAGAACCATTTCCACCACTTCAAAGCTGGGCGCCTCCAAAGCCATCGTCGCCTGACGCACTTCTTGTGCCCAAACGCCAAAACGATACCCCGCCAGCAGCTCACAATCCTCTTGGTCATCTGGTAACCCCGCTGCATTCCGCAACAGAGCTTCAGCCAAAGGGGCGCATAACGCCGCATCGGTTGCCGTATGCCGACGGGCCTCTTCCTCCTCTGCGGCCTTGATAACCTTACCCATCGTTTGCTGCTGGATCAGCCCCGTAACACAGGATGGGTCAAACAAAACCGCGCCAACTTGCCCGCCTTCACCATCCATCAATAGAACCAGCCAATCATCCTTTAGACAATCGGATATGTCTTCGGCTCCGACGGTTTCGCGTGTCACGCCAATCGCACTCGCCGCTAGGCCCATTTGCCTATCTGCCTGCTTTGCGGCTGTGACCCGCAGCGCACGCGCCAATGACATGGACCGCGCGGCCTGTATTTCACGCCCCGTGCGCGCCTTACGGTGTACCAGCGATGTCATTTGCTCCGTACTCATCCTCGCCGCGTTCCTTTACCTCTAGTCACAGGCCTGCCCCCACCAACCAAGTGGGTAGACCAATCAGACGGCTTACCCCCGCCTTTGACCTTTTGCTAAGCTAGAATGGTTACCAGCGCCTTTATAGCAGCCAGCCCGTTAGCATTTACTTGTAAGAAACATTGCTGTTCAGGCGAACCTCAAACCGCCCGCCAGTGTGGTCGGGCACATAATTGATATCCCCGCCAAGGCGCAGCATAATTTCGCGACAAATCGCCAATCCTAGGCCAGCACCATCGCCTTCACCGCTGCCCAATCGCGCGAATTTTTCAAAAACTAGCGCTTCTGCATCCGCAGGGATGCCGCTGCCGTTATCCGCAAAGGAAATAACACAAATTTCACTTTCTCTGCGCACCGAAATCGTGAGGCAGGGTGCTGCCGCATCGCAATATTTAATCGCATTTGTCACAAGATTGATAAACACCTGCGCCAGACGATCACCATCTGTAAACAATTCCACGTCCTCATGACGCATGCGGCGGCGGACATCCAACTTACGCGGCGAACTCGCCAAAGAGGTGGTCACGGCCTGCTCAATTACCTCATGCAGGTTTACCGTCTTACGGTTTAGCGACACCTGACCGTTTTCAAGGACGGAGAGATCCAGCAAATCATCCAGCAAACGCGTCAGGCGAATGGCTTCGGAGTGAATGATTGACGCATAGCGGGTCTTTTCGGTCTCGCTTAACCCTTCGATATCTCGCAGGATTTCGGAAAACGAGCGGATGGACGTCATCGGCGTTCGTAATTCATGGCTGATCTGGCTAAGGAAACTGTCCTTTTGCAAGGAAAGCTGTGTCAGTTTCTCATTTGCGCGGCTTAGCTCACGTGCTGTTTCCGTTAGCTGACGCGATTTCACCTCAAGCTGGCTGGAATACTCCAGAATCTGCGCCGATTCATCAGCAACAGCCAAAAGGTCTTCAACCGATATCGCTTGGCCGCCAATGATTTGGCCGATCATCGCGTTCGCAGTGGCAGCCCCCACAGAGGCGGCCAGCTCGCGCTCTAGTTCCTGAACAAATTCGGCCGTGGGCGCAGGCGGCATCCCCACGCGCCCCTGCGCCAAAGCCTGACTGGCGAAAAACGACTGCGCCTCTTTTGCCCCCAAAATTCGTTGCGACATGATCATCAGGTCCTCGGCTCCGCCTTCGCTCGCACTCCATCCCCGTGCTGATCGAGAGGAGCGTTCGAACACGTTTACAAATTGTGCGCCCTGCAAACGCTCCAACGGGGTTGGGAAGCTGAAAATGGAAACCGTAAAGAAAAACAACGTGTTCAGCGACAGGCTCCACCAAACCGCATGAACGGTCGGGTCCAAACCGGTGATCCCGAACAATGCCTCGGGGCGCAGCAGCGACAGCCCCCATGGCCCCGTCTCAAAAACAGATGCAGGAAGAACACCATCAGGCCCAAAGCTGGGAAGTAACATCGTGTACATCCAAACAAAAAAACCAATGGCCAATCCGCTCACCGCGCCTGTGCGCGTGGCCCCGCGCCAGAAAATCCCTCCAAGCAACGCAGGCAAAAACTGCGCCACGCCGCCAAAAGAAATCAGGCCAATCGCGGCCAATGCGCCAGAGCCACCAGACCCGCGGTAATAGAGGTATCCAAGCGAGATAATCAAAATAATCGACAGACGACGCGCGCGGATAACAACGCTGCGCACATCGCCAGATTGCTGCACCCCTATCGGGCTTAGTTTCAGCCACAAAGGCATTACAATGTGGTTCGACATCATTGTGCTCAGCGCCAGTGTCGCCACGATCACCATCGACGTCGCAGAAGAGAACCCCCCCAAGAACGCCAGCATAGCCAACCCGTTTTGCCCCTGACTAAGGGGCACAGTCAGAACATATAGATCCGGATTGGCGTCTTGTGGCATCAGTTCCAGACCGATCACAGCGATCGGCACCACAAACAAACTGATCGCCAACAGGTAAAGAGGGAAAGCCCAACTGGCGATTTGCAGGTGCCGCTCGTCGTCGTTTTCAACAACCATCACCTGAAACATACGCGGCAAACAAACAAAAGCCGACGCAGAGAGCAAGATCAACGTGCTCCAACGCGACCCACTCGTTTGCCATGTTCCGATGGGCGAAGCGTCAATCCGCGCAACCGTATCCGACACGCCCCCCGCCACGCCCCAAACGACAAAAGCACCAACAGCCAATAACGCCAGCAATTTGACGACAGCCTCCACCGCCACCGCAATGACCACACCGTGGTGGCGTTCATTTGCGTTCAGATTTCGCGTGCCAAACAACAAGGTAAAAATGGCCAGCCCCGCAGCGACCCAAAAGGCTGCATTCTTTGTCTGCTCTGCCCCTGCGATTTCGCCCAAATCCAGCGCCGCAAAGATCGACACCGATAGGGTAACTGATTGTAACTGAAGGGCAATATAGGGCGTCACCCCAACAACGGCCATGGCCGTGATCATAACCGCCAAAAGGTTCGATTTACCAAAACGCGCCGAAATCAAATCCGCAACCGATGTCGCACGTTGCGCGCGGCCAATCCGCACCAAACGGCGCAGCATCCACCACCAGCCGATCATCACCAGCGACGGCCCCAGATAGATGGTAATAAACTCTAACCCCGATCGCGCAGCATAGCCAACCGCGCCGTAAAACGTCCAAGCTGTACAATAGATCGACAAAGACAGCGTATAAACCAATGGCGAGCGCAACAGCCATCCCGCTTTTCCGCGCAGGGCCATCCGCTCGGCCAGAAAGGCCACAAAAAACAGCCCCGCAACATAGACAAGGCTAACGGCGATAAGTTGGTTGAGGGTTACCATTAGATACGCGGCTCTTGCGGGGCGGCTCCGTCGGTTTCGTCATGTGTCCGAATGCGGAGCCACAAGGCCAAGCTGGCCAGAATCGCAATCAGCCAGACAATAAAAAGATACCAAACAGCGGTCGAGAGCGGCGTTTGTGCCCCGTCAGCGGGGTCGTTGGGCCACATGGTTGGCACAAGCAACCACAACAAGGTACAAAGAAGCGGCAGGACACGGACGGCATCCATCATCCGGCGGCGGCGATAGCTTCGTCTCTCTAAAAACAGCCGCATTTCGGGCATCAGTTAACGCGGCCCGCCGTCAATTCACGTACAGCTGTTAGCATTTCCTCGTTCGAAAACGGTTTGGTCATGAAACGGCTCACGCCTGCCTGCAACGCCATCTCGCGGTCGCGCGTCTGCCCCCGTGCTGTCAACATCAAGACAGGTAGATCGGCCAAATCCTCATCCCCTCGCAATTCAGCAAGGATTTCGAATCCGGTTTTACCCGGCAACATGACATCCAGCATGACCAGATCAGGCATTGCGCCACGTATGACTTCGGTCGCGTTACCGCCATTGGCCAGCGTTTCAACACGCCAGCCGTCACGACCCAGTAAAAACCGGATCGCTTCTGCTATGTTGGTCTCATCCTCCACCAACACCACATGCTTGCTCATGCTAGCTCCTCCCAATCGGCGCAAACGCGGTTCTGATCTGACATCAGTTTCTACACCTGCAACCTACCGCCTAGGATGCACACATCTGAAGGGCGAGTCAAAATCAAAGGTCGAATTGTAACAACTATAGCAATTTCATTATCGAAGGCTCTCGACGGGCTCGGCAGTTATCATGTTGGCAAATGCGACAGGTCGCCCCGACCGAGCGTGATTTAACAGTAGAATCCCCTGCAGGAACAGGTAGCAACAACATAACCCCGCGTGCGGGCGCAGGGATATTATAGGCCGAGGCCGAGGCCAGTTCGGTTGTGGCATAGGCATCAAATTGAACCTGTCCACGGCCTAGCTGCCCGACCCGTTCGCGCAATACCGTGCCCGAAGACCCCAGCGCCGCAAATAACGGCCAAAGCGGGCAACAGCTATCAAACCTAGGGACAGAAAAACCATCGGTTGATTTGCGAAAGATAACCGTCCCCGAGCGGTCGCACACAACCAAACCGGCATTTAAGGACGGGACAATGGCCAATCGGCGAAGCATCAAGACCACAGGCACACCAAAACTGCGCGCCAAGGCAACGGGATCGAGGTCTTGATGGGTTAACGCCTTTTCCAGCGCGCCTAGGGGAATGGCTTTTGCGTCAATTTGCAGCTGTTCAATCACCCCCTTTAAAATAAAACGCGCCGCCTCAGAAAGAGCGCCCCCTTCTCGAAGGATATACCCTTCGGCCGATACCCCCTCATTGCCGTTTTCCAGTTCTTCAAACCTGAAATTTCGCGCTTCAAGAAACAGTTCCACCTCTTCCTGAGGGGAATGGCTGGAAGCGGTTGGGCCATTGGTTTGCTCTAGATACCCCACCAAGGATTGCGCACTTTGCGCCAAACGGTGGCTATCCGCATCCAAATTTGCGTGAAAGCGGTCCTGCCATTCGGGCTCCAGCCCGTTTTCATCTGCCAGAATTTCAGCTGTCGAGCGCACAGCGGCGGCCGTTGTCAGCAATTCATGCATCGAATCCGCCAGATGTGGGTCATGGGCAATGCGATCACTCAGGGTCTCAACTGTGCGCTCTAACGCAGCAACGCGGCGCTGACTGGCGGCCAAGGCCTCGGCCCAGCCAGGAAAGCGCCCCGCAAAAGCATCCGCAAGGCCAGCATCCTCAGCCGATAGGTTTGCCGCCTGCGCGGCCTCGCCCAAAGCGCCCAAAAGAGCGGCCTCGGCACCATCGGTGAGGGCCTGAGGTTCGACCTGTAAAGCAGCGGCGATATCTAGCAAAAGCTTCCCACCGATTCTGCGCCGGTTGTGTTCGATCAAATTCAGATAGCTGGCCGAAATGCCTATTTCGCGGGCAAGGTCAGCCTGCTTGACCCCCTGCATCACCCTTCTTTCACGGATGCGGCTGCCTGTTAGGCTTTCTCGGTCCATATTTTCCTCCCAAAGTATTATCGCCCGTTTTCAGAGGCTTTCTGCGCTGCAACATCAGTTAATTTACAGGTATTACAATTTGCCTGTTTACTTATTTACAAATAAATCGCGCCCATCAAGGGCCTTGTTGCGAGACGCCAATCCCAAACCGATACTGGATTTGCACGAATTCCGTGCCAGCACCAACGCCCATCAAGAGGAAGCGGTCGCTGTTTGAAAACTTTCGGGAGGACATCAATGTCAATCTTTAATCCGACACGTCGTGGTCTGATCCAAGCCGGTGCAGCTGCCGGTGCTGGTCTTGCACTGCCTACATATCTGCGCGCGGACGGCCACAGCGGCTTTACCAACGCACCAACCGGCGACACCGTAACGCTGGGCTTTAACGTTCCACAGTCTGGTCCATATGCGGATGAGGGCGCGGACGAGCTGCGCGCATTCGAGCTGGCTGTTGAGCACCTCAACGGCGAAGGCGACGGCGGCATGCTGCAGACCTTCTCTTCCAAAGCGCTGGACGGTACCGGCATCTTGGGTAAAAAAGTTAACTTCGTAACAGGTGACACGCAGACAAAATCTGACGCGGCACGTGCTTCTGCGAAGTCCATGATCGAAAAAGACGGCG contains:
- a CDS encoding lytic transglycosylase domain-containing protein, producing MHHLPRRSFLTLCFASLAACSTKTPNTPPEPADLPLFPNETPQLRASINRWADHYGLPRSLVHRLAIRESTHNPAARNGPYYGLLQILPQTARTMGFRGQPNDLLNADTNLEFAGKYLRGAWLLSDGDEATAIQWYARGYYYEAKRRGMLVETGLKAG
- the tig gene encoding trigger factor; the protein is MQVKETLNEGLKRGYNITLTAAELEAKVTEKLKEAQPDVEMKGFRKGKVPMALLKKQFGQRVMGEAMQEAIDGAMNDHFESSGDRPAMQPDVKMTNEDWKEGDDVEVEMSYEALPAIPELDLSGIELEKLVVKADDASIEEALASLAETAQDFKARKKGSKAKDGDQVVMDFVGKVDGEAFEGGSAEDYPLVLGSNSFIPGFEEQLVGVKAEEEKDVTVSFPDDYQAEHLKGKEAVFACTIKEVKEPVAAEINDEMATKFGAEDLAALKVQIGERLEAEYLGASRAVMKRGLLDALDKMVDFDLPPSLLEAEAGQIAHQLWHEDNPEVEGHDHPEIEATDEHKTLATRRVRLGLLLAELGQKAELEVTDAEMTQAIMNQARQYPGQERQFFEFVQQNQQMQQQMRAPIFEDKVVDHVVEQAKVTEKEVSKDDLQKAVEALEDE
- a CDS encoding DUF2312 domain-containing protein — encoded protein: MSDFSTNPAPAEDAGDASYRVTANELRQFVERIERLDAEKKDLAEQQKEVMAEAKSRGYDVKVLRKVIALRKREPDDIAEEEAVLDMYKEALGM
- a CDS encoding YeeE/YedE family protein is translated as MPIDWIWGLIGGALIGSAGAVYLLGNGRIMGASGILGGLVDGTARNAAAERLAFLAGLIIVPALLFMAGSQVETHATDNGFLLVIAGLLVGLGTRVGNGCTSGHGVCGISRLSLRGMVATCIYIAAGVISVTVLRGMF
- a CDS encoding DUF6691 family protein, whose translation is MRLILAMISGGLFGLGLHLSGMTDTQKVMGFLDLFGAWDPTLMFVMGGAILPMAIAWAATRGRTPLVGGTFPSQPEQKLDPRLVSGAVMFGIGWGLVGLCPGPALASLSYGGASGIIFFAAMVAGMWFAPRVIALVDRSVPAE
- a CDS encoding TIGR01244 family sulfur transferase produces the protein MDIRQITPRYFVAPQISPDQMAALKEAGITRILCNRPDEEVPPTLSAAAMQAAALEAGLEFAVQPLTHATMNEEVVAHNRSIGAEQDGVTLAYCASGTRSSIAWALGQAGKQSADDILAATHAAGYDLENIRPYLEQQSS
- a CDS encoding FliM/FliN family flagellar motor switch protein — encoded protein: MSTEQMTSLVHRKARTGREIQAARSMSLARALRVTAAKQADRQMGLAASAIGVTRETVGAEDISDCLKDDWLVLLMDGEGGQVGAVLFDPSCVTGLIQQQTMGKVIKAAEEEEARRHTATDAALCAPLAEALLRNAAGLPDDQEDCELLAGYRFGVWAQEVRQATMALEAPSFEVVEMVLDLAAGARTGKVTLILPEPLRAPIPQIDEVEAVDDEIPEVGQTLVDNTMALHADLTVALARLSYSIQQVSGFKVGDVLDLNISTMTQALVIDANGRAICRGTLGQVDGVRAVQVQHQKGMRDAEPRRRASDREDLDLPDVTAPQPSQQPPPVQEDRRAPPEVESLPAASDIDIFGDIKDLPEMPDMEEAAQAADDLVRDWGAEGAENEVS
- a CDS encoding ATP-binding protein, with translation MVTLNQLIAVSLVYVAGLFFVAFLAERMALRGKAGWLLRSPLVYTLSLSIYCTAWTFYGAVGYAARSGLEFITIYLGPSLVMIGWWWMLRRLVRIGRAQRATSVADLISARFGKSNLLAVMITAMAVVGVTPYIALQLQSVTLSVSIFAALDLGEIAGAEQTKNAAFWVAAGLAIFTLLFGTRNLNANERHHGVVIAVAVEAVVKLLALLAVGAFVVWGVAGGVSDTVARIDASPIGTWQTSGSRWSTLILLSASAFVCLPRMFQVMVVENDDERHLQIASWAFPLYLLAISLFVVPIAVIGLELMPQDANPDLYVLTVPLSQGQNGLAMLAFLGGFSSATSMVIVATLALSTMMSNHIVMPLWLKLSPIGVQQSGDVRSVVIRARRLSIILIISLGYLYYRGSGGSGALAAIGLISFGGVAQFLPALLGGIFWRGATRTGAVSGLAIGFFVWMYTMLLPSFGPDGVLPASVFETGPWGLSLLRPEALFGITGLDPTVHAVWWSLSLNTLFFFTVSIFSFPTPLERLQGAQFVNVFERSSRSARGWSASEGGAEDLMIMSQRILGAKEAQSFFASQALAQGRVGMPPAPTAEFVQELERELAASVGAATANAMIGQIIGGQAISVEDLLAVADESAQILEYSSQLEVKSRQLTETARELSRANEKLTQLSLQKDSFLSQISHELRTPMTSIRSFSEILRDIEGLSETEKTRYASIIHSEAIRLTRLLDDLLDLSVLENGQVSLNRKTVNLHEVIEQAVTTSLASSPRKLDVRRRMRHEDVELFTDGDRLAQVFINLVTNAIKYCDAAAPCLTISVRRESEICVISFADNGSGIPADAEALVFEKFARLGSGEGDGAGLGLAICREIMLRLGGDINYVPDHTGGRFEVRLNSNVSYK
- a CDS encoding response regulator transcription factor, coding for MSKHVVLVEDETNIAEAIRFLLGRDGWRVETLANGGNATEVIRGAMPDLVMLDVMLPGKTGFEILAELRGDEDLADLPVLMLTARGQTRDREMALQAGVSRFMTKPFSNEEMLTAVRELTAGRVN
- a CDS encoding helix-turn-helix domain-containing protein, with the translated sequence MDRESLTGSRIRERRVMQGVKQADLAREIGISASYLNLIEHNRRRIGGKLLLDIAAALQVEPQALTDGAEAALLGALGEAAQAANLSAEDAGLADAFAGRFPGWAEALAASQRRVAALERTVETLSDRIAHDPHLADSMHELLTTAAAVRSTAEILADENGLEPEWQDRFHANLDADSHRLAQSAQSLVGYLEQTNGPTASSHSPQEEVELFLEARNFRFEELENGNEGVSAEGYILREGGALSEAARFILKGVIEQLQIDAKAIPLGALEKALTHQDLDPVALARSFGVPVVLMLRRLAIVPSLNAGLVVCDRSGTVIFRKSTDGFSVPRFDSCCPLWPLFAALGSSGTVLRERVGQLGRGQVQFDAYATTELASASAYNIPAPARGVMLLLPVPAGDSTVKSRSVGATCRICQHDNCRARREPSIMKLL